A region of the Rhizobium binae genome:
AAGGTTCTCTCCGAGCGTGCCGCAGAGCTTCTCAAGCCGCGAAGCCTCGTTGACGGCCCTGCCGATCACCGTGAAGTCGAGCCTGCCCCGGGCGCCGACATTACCGTAGAATACCTCGCCGACATGAAGCACGACATCGACGCCGATATCCGGACCGCCATCCAGCGTCCGCTCGCTGTTGAGCACTTCGTTTGCTTTCAGCAGGTTCTTGGCGGAAGCCAGCGCAGCCAGACAAGCCCGTTTCGAATCCTCGGCGTCCGTTGGGAAGATCGCAAGCACACTGTCGCCCATGAACTTAAGAATCTCGCCGGAATTTTCCTCGACATGCCGGTCGATCAGATCGAAATGCTCGTTGAGAAAGCCGACGATCTCGGCGGGCTCATATGCCTCGGTCAACGCTGTGAAATCGCGAAGGTCGGCAAGCAGGATCGCGGCATTGATAGAACCGCCCATCCCCCTCCGCGTCTCTCCGGAGAGGATGCGCGCGCTCGTCTTGGCGCCGGTATAGACCGCAAGGATCTCGGTGGCGGTCTTCGACACCGCCACCCGGTAGGCGGCGAGCCCCAGCGCCGGCAAAAGCTGTTCGATGACTTCCAGTTGCCCGTCGGAAAATCCGCCCGGCGCATCACTGGTAAGAGAAAAGCCGAGCCCGCGCAGCGTCACCTCTTTGGGGAATTCGAAAATGCTGGTCACGTGGTCGGTGCCGCCGGCCTGCGCAAACTCGTTCAGCTCGCTGTACTGGAGCCCCTCGCCTTTGGCCAGGTTCCATCGCCCCCGTCTCTCGTCGCGGCTCAAAAGGTAAAAGATCGGCGTCTTCTCGAAGTTGCGCTCGGTCTCGCTGCCGTGCTCCGCATTTTCGAGAATGGTCGCGCCGCCGCGCACGAAGCTGGCGGAAACGCCGCGATACATCGGATGCAGGGACGGCATCCTGATGCTCGCCCGCCAGATCGGAAATCCATCCTGGATCAACCGCTCGCACAGACCGGAAACGAGTTCGCCGATATGCTCGCAGGTGATTCCCTGTTCGATAAGCCACTGAATATGATCGTTAATTTCTTGAATCTCCACATGAGCCGGCGCGA
Encoded here:
- a CDS encoding adenylate/guanylate cyclase domain-containing protein: MIQDGFPIWRASIRMPSLHPMYRGVSASFVRGGATILENAEHGSETERNFEKTPIFYLLSRDERRGRWNLAKGEGLQYSELNEFAQAGGTDHVTSIFEFPKEVTLRGLGFSLTSDAPGGFSDGQLEVIEQLLPALGLAAYRVAVSKTATEILAVYTGAKTSARILSGETRRGMGGSINAAILLADLRDFTALTEAYEPAEIVGFLNEHFDLIDRHVEENSGEILKFMGDSVLAIFPTDAEDSKRACLAALASAKNLLKANEVLNSERTLDGGPDIGVDVVLHVGEVFYGNVGARGRLDFTVIGRAVNEASRLEKLCGTLGENLLMSESFAKTCTAASEYLGSFDLRGVSKRADVFRLADTAS